ACTTTCAAAATAAAGAAAGGCAATACCAGCAAGTAAAGCAATACCCAGAGCCGAACCACTTAACAAGCTCCAGCCATCTACCTGTAAATGATTAATAAAAAAGAGAAAGGACAAAAGGCTAACAAAAGCTGTTAAAGCACCCCCAAAGTCCATACGTCCAGGCTTACCTTTTAAATCAGGAATAACCTTTAAACCCCATAATAGGGCAATAAGACCAATAGGTAGATTAATTAAAAAAACTAACCGCCAAGACCAAAGTGCAGTCAATAATCCTCCCAGTGTAGGACCCAACGCTAAGCCAGCCGAAATACTGATGGCATTAATCCCCATAGCTTTGCCCCGCTCATGGGGCTCAAAAACAGCAGTCAAAATGGCAAAAGGTACTGCCATCATCATACCAGCTCCAATACCTTGTAAAGCCCGAAAAACAATTAAAAAATAAATGGTGGGAGCTAAACCACAAAACAAAGAAGCCGCAACAAAACAGCCTAGACCAATTAAATAAATTAACCGATATCCCCAAATATCACCCAAACGCCCGTAAAACAATAGCATACTGCTAATTGTCAAAAGATAAATCAAAGGAACCCATTGTGCCGTTGCCAAAGAGGCGTTAAAAAAATGAGCTATAGTTGGCAAAATAACATTAACAATACTAGCATCAATTGGCCCCATAATTCCCCCGAGCATCAAAGCAGCCAAAATTTTATAACGCTGAGTGGAAACAACATTTTCCGCCATTTTAATTCCTACTTTCTACTTTACCCCACAACCACTACAAGGTCCCAAGCGATCCCCTGTTTCAATAAAATGCCATAAACGTTCCAAAAATAGTACTTCTTCACAACCTTGCACATACTCTAGCACTTTTAATAAACGCTGTCTAGTTTCCGGAGATAAATGATGTTCCATTAAACAAGCATCTTTTTCGGCAATAGCAGCTTCCAAACCCAAAAACTGATGAAAAAAAGTATACAAAGTTTTATGTCTTTCGTAAACATCTCGGGCTACTTTCCTTCCCTTCAGTGTAAGCTCAATATGACCATATTGTTCCTGTTCCACCAAACCTTTTTCCGATAAAGAACGAATAGCGGAAACTACTGAAGGCATAGTCACACCCACACTTTCAGCTACATCTTTGACCCGCACCACCTTATTTTTTAACTCAATCAAATAGATGGCTTCCAAATAGTCCTCTTCAGATTGAGAATAACGCTTTAACATTTATTTCCCTCCTTTCAATTTATTTTATCTGATTGCCAAAATTTTATCAGCCCCAAAACCAAATCAACAATTGAAA
The window above is part of the Clostridia bacterium genome. Proteins encoded here:
- a CDS encoding MFS transporter, with translation MAENVVSTQRYKILAALMLGGIMGPIDASIVNVILPTIAHFFNASLATAQWVPLIYLLTISSMLLFYGRLGDIWGYRLIYLIGLGCFVAASLFCGLAPTIYFLIVFRALQGIGAGMMMAVPFAILTAVFEPHERGKAMGINAISISAGLALGPTLGGLLTALWSWRLVFLINLPIGLIALLWGLKVIPDLKGKPGRMDFGGALTAFVSLLSFLFFINHLQVDGWSLLSGSALGIALLAGIAFLYFESHLPDPMVNLDLFKNRTFSLGIISSLLNFASQYTLVFLTPFYLQRVMNYSPEKIGFLMTSFPLAVMLVAPLSGALSDKFGSRRLAVLGSGLCAVALITMAYLPLMATAFVVSWRLALFGLGNGIFQSPNNNAVMGSVPRPYLGVASSVLGTVRNVGMAVGIAFAGLLLYLSVPPEIIAREYLTGSDAFAFLKGLHAAYLFGAFCSLFAAYFSFKQAKGV
- a CDS encoding metal-dependent transcriptional regulator — its product is MLKRYSQSEEDYLEAIYLIELKNKVVRVKDVAESVGVTMPSVVSAIRSLSEKGLVEQEQYGHIELTLKGRKVARDVYERHKTLYTFFHQFLGLEAAIAEKDACLMEHHLSPETRQRLLKVLEYVQGCEEVLFLERLWHFIETGDRLGPCSGCGVK